The following are encoded together in the Salvelinus fontinalis isolate EN_2023a chromosome 38, ASM2944872v1, whole genome shotgun sequence genome:
- the LOC129837381 gene encoding chromobox protein homolog 3-like isoform X2 has protein sequence MRKKQNVKQRKAETITATIITPTPLTTTTTVSTTAAAAVVQEFVVEKIIHRRVSNGRVEYYLKWKGFTDADNTWEPEDNLVCPELIEEFLRNLCLSGENQVEEENLRPVEPELVPKEELAGQETEIVYSEQRHNDLQEPADQDSPTALTCPLEPERIIGSTDRHGELMFLIKWKNRDEVALLSAREASARYPEMVVGFYEDKLTWHSGDEDQ, from the exons ATGAGAAAAAAGCAGAATGTGAAACAGAGAAAGGCAGAAACAATAACCGCAACAATAATAACACCGacaccattaacaacaacaacaacagtatcaacaacagcagcagcagcagtcgtCCAGGAGTTTGTGGTTGAGAAGATAATCCATCGAAGGGTCTCCAATGGAAGAGTAGAGTACTATCTGAAGTGGAAAGGATTCACTGA TGCTGACAACACCTGGGAACCCGAGGACAACTTGGTCTGTCCTGAACTCATAGAAGAGTTCCTGAGAAACCTCTGTTTGTCTGGAGAGAATCAGGTGGAGGAAGAGAACCTACGGCCGGTGGAACCAGAGCTAGTCCCCAAAGAGGAACTGGCAGGACAGGAGACGGAGATT GTGTACAGCGAGCAGAGACATAATGACCTCCAGGAACCAGCTGACCAGGATTCTCCTACTGCCCTCACCTGCCCCCTGGAACCTGAACGTATCATCGGCTCCACAGACAGACACGGAGAACTCATGTTCCTCATCAAATG GAAGAACCGTGACGAGGTGGCCCTGCTGTCAGCCAGGGAGGCCAGCGCCAGGTATCCTGAGATGGTTGTAGGCTTCTACGAGGACAAACTCACCTGGCACTCTGGGGACGAGGACCagtaa
- the LOC129837096 gene encoding fibrinogen alpha-1 chain-like produces MEQFISVWVRDPRIQKNDFWHAHMDYEICIHTNSVCFTKKISCVRRRYREFVWLRQKLQANSLLMVQLPELPPKNPFFSLNNAQQITERMKGLQKFLQLTLESNLLLSDSCLHLFLQSELGVSQIEACASGRTHYSVSQAVLGCGCKLQRFHSQEDLLETSRKESCDSDSVSGFVEPEPSSKDGTASSPPETLALSLPDRTRPNHNQEETLALSLPDRTRPYHSQEETLALSLPDRTRPNPNQEDTLALSLPDRTRPNPNQEDTLALSLPDRTRPYHSQEETLALSLPDRTRPYHSQEETLALSLPDRTRPYHSQEETLALSLPDRTRPNHDQEETLALSLPDRTRPNPNQEETLALSLPDRTRPNPNQEETLALSLPDRTRPNPNQEETLALSLPDRTRPNPNQEETLALSLPDRTRANPNQEETLALSLPDRTRPNPNQEETLALSLPEKQT; encoded by the exons atggaGCAGTTTATCAGTGTCTGGGTTCGGGATCCTCGGATTCAGAAGAATGACTTCTGGCATGCCCACATGGACTATGAAATCTGTATACAT accaACAGTGTCTGCTTCACTAAGAAGATCTCCTGTGTGAGGAGAAGGTACCGGGAGTTCGTCTGGCTCCGGCAGAAACTACAGGCAAACTCCCTACTCAT GGTCCAGCTACCTGAACTACCACCTAAGAACCCTTTCTTTAGCCTGAACAACGCCCAGCAGATCACAGAGAGGATGAAGGGTCTCCAGAAGTTCCTTCAACT GACCCTGGAGAGTAATCTGCTTCTGTCAGACAGCTGTCTGCACCTCTTCCTGCAGTCGGAGCTGGGGGTGTCCCAGATAGAGGCCTGCGCCTCAGGGAGAACCCATTACTCTGTGTCCCAGGCCGTGCTGGGCTGCGGCTGCAAACTGCAACGCTTCCACTCCCAGGAGGACCTGTTAGAGACCAGCCGCAAGGAGTCCTGTGACTCCGACTCTGTTAG TGGGTTTGTAGAGCCGGAGCCCAGCAGTAAAGATGGAACTGCTTCCTCACCCCCAGAGACCCTAGCTCTGTCTCTACCTGATAGGACCAGACCTAACCACAACCAGGAAGAGACCCTAGCTCTGTCTCTACCTGATAGGACCAGACCTTACCACAGCCAGGAAGAGACCCTAGCTCTGTCTCTACCTGATAGGACCAGACCTAACCCCAACCAGGAAGATACCCTAGCTCTGTCTCTACCTGATAGGACCAGACCTAACCCCAACCAGGAAGATACCCTAGCTCTGTCTCTACCTGATAGGACCAGACCTTACCACAGCCAGGAAGAGACCCTAGCTCTGTCTCTACCTGATAGGACCAGACCTTACCACAGCCAGGAAGAGACCCTAGCTCTGTCTTTACCTGATAGGACCAGACCTTACCACAGCCAGGAAGAGACCCTAGCTCTGTCTCTACCTGATAGGACCAGACCTAACCACGACCAGGAAGAGACCCTAGCTCTGTCTCTACCTGATAGGACCAGACCTAACCCCAACCAGGAAGAGACCCTAGCTCTGTCTCTGCCTGATAGGACCAGACCTAACCCCAACCAGGAAGAGACCCTAGCTCTGTCTCTACCTGACAGGACCAGACCTAACCCCAACCAGGAAGAGACCCTAGCGCTGTCTCTGCCTGATAGGACCAGACCTAACCCCAACCAGGAAGAGACCCTAGCTCTGTCTCTACCTGATAGAACCAGAGCTAACCCCAACCAGGAAGAGACCCTAGCTCTGTCTCTGCCTGATAGGACCAGACCTAACCCCAACCAGGAAGAGACCCTAGCGCTGTCTCTGCCTGAGAAGCAGACCTAA
- the LOC129837381 gene encoding chromobox protein homolog 3-like isoform X1: MRKKQNVKQRKAETITATIITPTPLTTTTTVSTTAAAAVVQEFVVEKIIHRRVSNGRVEYYLKWKGFTDADNTWEPEDNLVCPELIEEFLRNLCLSGENQVEEENLRPVEPELVPKEELAGQETEIQVYSEQRHNDLQEPADQDSPTALTCPLEPERIIGSTDRHGELMFLIKWKNRDEVALLSAREASARYPEMVVGFYEDKLTWHSGDEDQ; the protein is encoded by the exons ATGAGAAAAAAGCAGAATGTGAAACAGAGAAAGGCAGAAACAATAACCGCAACAATAATAACACCGacaccattaacaacaacaacaacagtatcaacaacagcagcagcagcagtcgtCCAGGAGTTTGTGGTTGAGAAGATAATCCATCGAAGGGTCTCCAATGGAAGAGTAGAGTACTATCTGAAGTGGAAAGGATTCACTGA TGCTGACAACACCTGGGAACCCGAGGACAACTTGGTCTGTCCTGAACTCATAGAAGAGTTCCTGAGAAACCTCTGTTTGTCTGGAGAGAATCAGGTGGAGGAAGAGAACCTACGGCCGGTGGAACCAGAGCTAGTCCCCAAAGAGGAACTGGCAGGACAGGAGACGGAGATT CAGGTGTACAGCGAGCAGAGACATAATGACCTCCAGGAACCAGCTGACCAGGATTCTCCTACTGCCCTCACCTGCCCCCTGGAACCTGAACGTATCATCGGCTCCACAGACAGACACGGAGAACTCATGTTCCTCATCAAATG GAAGAACCGTGACGAGGTGGCCCTGCTGTCAGCCAGGGAGGCCAGCGCCAGGTATCCTGAGATGGTTGTAGGCTTCTACGAGGACAAACTCACCTGGCACTCTGGGGACGAGGACCagtaa